One region of Choristoneura fumiferana chromosome 3, NRCan_CFum_1, whole genome shotgun sequence genomic DNA includes:
- the LOC141426918 gene encoding cilia- and flagella-associated protein 43 — protein sequence MAEPPSSVNAEASEEDLVFSTKVRWAIPQRLDAMTFVGNDVLAVAHDIYIIFLNLKQHTEMVYVANNVTDGDGVDVIAGHRSTLFAFAEKRKNPRIFIVSYPSFNILAEMKDLEVNRYKALCMMECDLVAGFSGFPNYVVTVWSWRTGQRLLCLKTGVTRRNQIYMSSRTHMLVCECWGPGLIVWEVAQCYKTNLMMRRAKEEVTGWEVSDPPHVGICWSNDGQLYAIDKDANLYSVLSDGINMVTNLDWSDNLKGDHNPCVCSFGNGILIYGPDPLLRSLKKCESQWKVAWTYQPPDTVLRLISNSNSTVAVMWTESGMVYKITGESEEKIDVELFTFKQRHIQRIQLIAPDYTNIATMSKHGVLCIYEVLSAKLISMKYVQGNDVSFQASPVDPLLIIFGEVGPNYGMVLMTYDQEEGLQKVNNMCLTHQIVSQVVFSPSGREIVAAAMSAGHIFIMKLSQDYKLHLVRYMEIGRGLADCFLMRVGEAMRCFALVLFSDKFMIGERIICVDVETGKDNKFAGKMQGPYARLLPLRPKDTMVGIPHLSRQYHVLKLSGDKGITVAVKMGPIIESGHDVKYFDGFFNLEAFLTYGYDGTVVLREPDGREEYELKLVVTHRYESGIRQAVIDSHNKYIAHQAGNHTVAVQYLNSKRPELKADPKHETPDLKFFDESLHRLNIIGMKDKNYLDLQEDKKVHEEAMDYKRQREDVVAAFVAARAQLVELLEENLAERPLHQLSLSEFNLHMEHRKERLKQAEQERADIRVQTEARIRAQDKVTAWIQRYCWDSMLTPRVKLFAIFSYYQVENYPVLPTQRDSWPELKQVEALRTLEMENDEDLFRPWEEIEEAAPEPSSIQIKEGTESTMSLKEATRKSAESQMASELVEPEEAPAGEPYVLSGTVAHKFVSIPPFMIPQTLAYSFLQMNWLQHIVKLNVQNMRLWFNKQFDELMALKKREVGLVCERNARLRFIIEELNKLSDLRGSFHHLVIPIKDPEWRQEEQPQRLIKVDPEECSISPYISPSQIVIIPPEGGPKDDFRERALMEMMDGVLEKLWHEEIKKPIMMPQCMLEKDPEHFNEEDLRHVFDYEAKVKFRNEERDKYRKMLHAEYAKLSLTLNEGVVKFNQRVKEAWLMKLKVDSVIGQETLNLMRLRRTNLDRVEMAEKLEEMRDEIAKYEAEVEVLSGELKLIQEQGEEVQAAYDALALKDKYLDRTFKNHFADLSPIIVDQCYKFFKKRPKFHLRATMTPIVLYGLAGAVLSGTRPPLLHPDVVDFFKGVEVLDQISNMPPVMDEGLWATMVRLRRVKIENEIRMRGVGQELAYVESANSVWSKAVLARRNKLTRTHDDVREHRDQTERTARNKTIQLVLPSGQVEITTSGHIEDYEDATLILREDIEKINEVILKVGDMKLRMMRKQMEFRKGILAKEWEHAQMMMKLRHMAQELATYRRLKIPKELQLYLKNKELGYTDEQDYLRLEKEMEASKQAVNKVLTEQIQRVEELELKIAALEAKSNGLEKLMLELNVKVSEKRLHEDPLEPIRVRRVLKKRMELLVTRSMLIREVQQNHSTIVMLQTELELLRLKTYPTLASFRTIS from the exons atggctgaaccgcCCAGTTCCGTAAATGCTGAAGCTTCCGAGGAAGACTTGGTATTCAGCACGAAAGTTAg ATGGGCTATCCCGCAGCGTCTGGATGCGATGACATTTGTCGGGAACGACGTGTTGGCCGTTGCTCACGACATCTATATTATATTTCTCAACCTGAAACAACACACTGAAATGGTGTATGTCGCCAACAACGTAACTGATGGCGACGGGGTGGACGTGATTGCAG gcCATAGATCAACTTTATTTGCGTTTGCAGAGAAACGCAAAAATCCAAGAATATTTATAGTATCTTACCCTAGTTTTAATATTCTGGCAGAAATGAAGG ACTTGGAGGTGAACCGCTACAAGGCGCTGTGCATGATGGAGTGCGACCTGGTGGCGGGGTTCAGCGGCTTCCCCAACTACGTGGTGACGGTGTGGAGCTGGCGCACCGGGCAGCGGCTGCTGTGCCTGAAGACTGGTGTCACACGACGCAACCAGATCTACAT GTCAAGTCGCACACACATGCTGGTATGCGAATGCTGGGGCCCGGGACTGATCGTGTGGGAGGTCGCCCAGTGCTACAAGACCAATCTGATGATGCGCCGCGCCAAAGAAGAGGTCACCGGCTGGGAGGTCTCCGACCCGCCGCATGTCGGCATCTGCTGGTCCAACGATGGCCAGCTCTATGCTATAGACAAAGACGCTAATCTGTATAGC GTACTGTCGGATGGCATAAACATGGTCACCAACCTGGACTGGTCGGACAACTTGAAAGGTGACCACAATCCTTGTGTGTGTTCCTTCGGGAACGGTATTCTCATTTATGGCCCTGATCCACTACTACGG TCGTTAAAAAAATGCGAGTCGCAATGGAAAGTAGCTTGGACGTACCAACCGCCTGACACGGTGCTGCGTCTCATATCCAACTCCAACTCCACCGTCGCAGTCATGTGGACCGAGAGCGGCATGGTTTACAAGATCACAGGGGAGTCGGAGGAGAAGATCGACGTGGAACTGTTTACTTTTAAGCAGAG acatATCCAGAGAATCCAACTCATAGCTCCTGATTATACCAATATAGCAACTATGAGTAAACATGGCGTGCTCTGCATTTATGAAGTGCTCTCAGCCAAGCTC ATAAGCATGAAGTACGTCCAAGGCAACGACGTTTCCTTCCAAGCAAGCCCCGTGGACCCCCTGCTGATAATATTCGGCGAGGTCGGTCCCAACTACGGCATGGTCCTCATGACCTACGACCAGGAGGAGGGGCTTCAGAAGGTCAACAACATGTGTCTCACGCACCAGATCGTCTCCCAGGTCGTGTTCTCGCCGAGCGGGAGGGAAATTGTCGCTGCTGCTATGTCGGCGGGGCATATTTTCATTATGAAG CTATCACAAGACTACAAGCTGCATCTGGTGCGGTACATGGAAATAGGGCGAGGTCTTGCTGATTGCTTTTTGATGCGTGTTGGCGAAGCCATGCGCTGTTTCGCTCTGGTGCTGTTCTCGGATAAATTTATGATAG GTGAACGTATAATCTGCGTGGACGTGGAGACCGGTAAAGATAACAAGTTCGCGGGCAAGATGCAGGGCCCGTACGCGAGGCTGTTGCCTCTACGGCCTAAGGATACCATGGTCGGTATCCCGCACCTCAGCAGGCAGTATCATGTGCTCAAACTCAGCGGGGAC AAAGGTATAACGGTGGCGGTTAAGATGGGCCCAATCATAGAGTCCGGTCACGACGTCAAGTATTTCGACGGCTTCTTCAATTTGGAGGCATTTCTGACGTACGGATATGATGGGACCGTCGTCCTAAGGGAGCCTGATGGTCGAGAAGAATACG AACTCAAGCTAGTGGTGACCCACCGTTACGAAAGTGGCATCCGTCAGGCAGTGATCGACAGCCACAATAAATACATCGCCCACCAGGCTGGCAACCACACCGTGGCCGTACAGTACCTCAACAGCAAACGGCCCGAGCTAAAGGCGGACCCCAAGCATGAGACGCCGGACCTGAAGTTCTTTGACGAGAGCCTCCATCGCTTGAATATTATTGGGATGAAAGATA AGAACTACCTCGACCTCCAAGAAGACAAGAAAGTGCACGAAGAAGCTATGGACTACAAGCGTCAGCGCGAGGACGTGGTGGCCGCGTTCgtagcggcgcgcgcgcagctggTCGAGCTGCTGGAAGAGAACCTGGCGGAAAGACCGCTGCATCAGCTCTCGCTCTCAGAGTTCAATTTGCACATGGAGCATAGGAAGGAGAGACTGAAGCAG gcAGAACAAGAGCGGGCTGACATCCGAGTACAGACTGAAGCGCGGATCCGCGCGCAGGACAAGGTGACCGCCTGGATCCAGCGTTACTGCTGGGACTCCATGCTGACACCGCGCGTCAAGCTGTTCGCCATCTTCAGTTACTACCAG GTGGAGAACTACCCAGTGCTGCCGACACAGCGCGACTCCTGGCCTGAGCTGAAGCAGGTCGAAGCACTACGCACTCTCGAGATGGAGAACGACGAGGACCTGTTCCGTCCGTGGGAGGAGATCGAGGAGGCTGCGCCGGAACCTTCCTCTATTCAAATCAA AGAGGGCACCGAGTCAACGATGTCGCTGAAAGAGGCGACCCGCAAGAGCGCCGAGAGCCAGATGGCGTCGGAGCTGGTGGAGCCGGAGGAGGCGCCGGCCGGCGAGCCGTACGTGCTGTCCGGCACTGTCGCGCACAAGTTCGTCAGCATCCCGCCCTTCATGATCCCGCAGACGCTGGCATACAGCTTCCTGCAGATGAACTGGCTGCAGCATATCGTCAAG CTGAACGTGCAAAACATGCGTCTGTGGTTCAACAAGCAGTTCGATGAGCTGATGGCGCTCAAGAAGCGCGAGGTCGGGCTCGTGTGTGAGCGGAACGCCAGGCTGCGCTTCATCATTGAAG AACTGAACAAGTTATCGGACCTCCGCGGCAGCTTTCATCACCTGGTGATCCCTATCAAGGACCCCGAATGGCGACAGGAGGAGCAGCCGCAGCGACTGATCAAGGTCGATCCGGAAGAA TGCTCAATCTCGCCTTACATCAGCCCGTCGCAAATCGTGATCATCCCGCCGGAGGGTGGACCCAAAGATGACTTCCGCGAGCGAGCGCTCATGGAGATGATGGACGGCGTCCTGGAGAAACTGTGGCACGAGGAGATCAAGAAGCCTATAATGATGCCACAGTGCATG CTGGAGAAAGACCCTGAGCATTTCAACGAAGAGGACCTCCGGCACGTGTTCGACTACGAGGCCAAGGTCAAGTTCAGGAACGAAGAACGTGACAAGTATCGCAAGATGCTGCATGCGGAGTACGCCAAGCTGAGCCTGACGCTTAATGAGGGCGTAGTTAAATTTAACCAGAGG GTAAAAGAAGCTTGGCTCATGAAACTTAAGGTAGATTCAGTTATTGGACAAGAGACCCTCAACCTGATGCGCCTGCGACGCACTAACCTCGACCGAGTGGAAATGGCGGAAAAGCTGGAGGAGATGAG AGACGAAATAGCAAAGTACGAGGCGGAAGTAGAAGTGCTGTCTGGTGAGCTGAAGCTGATCCAGGAGCAGGGCGAGGAGGTGCAGGCCGCGTACGATGCGCTCGCGCTCAAAGACAAGTACCTCGACCGCACCTTCAAGAACCACTTCGCTGACCTGTCGCCCATCATTGTGGATCAGTGCTACAAATTTTTCAA GAAGCGTCCCAAGTTCCACCTGCGGGCTACGATGACCCCCATCGTGCTGTACGGGCTGGCTGGTGCTGTGCTGAGCGGCACTCGCCCGCCGCTGCTGCATCCCGACGTCGTCGACTTCTTTAAGGG AGTAGAGGTGTTGGACCAGATCAGCAACATGCCGCCCGTGATGGACGAGGGACTGTGGGCCACCATGGTGCGCTTGCGACGCGTCAAGATCGAGAACGAGATACGC ATGCGCGGCGTGGGCCAGGAGCTGGCTTACGTGGAGAGCGCGAACAGCGTGTGGAGCAAGGCCGTCCTGGCGCGACGAAACAAACTCACGCGCACGCACGACGACGTGCGCGAACATCGCGACCAAACCGAGCGCACCGCCCGGAACAAGACCATACAG TTGGTCCTGCCATCTGGTCAAGTAGAGATCACGACGTCTGGACACATAGAAGATTATGAAGACGCCACGCTCATCCTTCGAGAAGATATTGAGAAAATCAATGAAGTCATATTG AAAGTGGGTGACATGAAGCTCCGCATGATGCGTAAGCAGATGGAGTTCCGCAAGGGGATCCTCGCCAAGGAGTGGGAGCACGcgcagatgatgatgaagttgcGGCACATGGCCCAGGAGCTCGCCACCTACCGCCGCCTCAAG ATACCGAAAGAACTACAGTTATACCTGAAAAACAAGGAGCTCGGGTACACAGACGAGCAGGACTACCTGAGGCtagagaaagagatggaagcCAGCAAGCAGGCCGTCAACAAGGTGCTCACGGAACAGATACAGCGCGTCGAGGAGTTGGAG CTGAAGATCGCAGCATTGGAGGCAAAGTCGAACGGGCTGGAAAAGCTGATGCTGGAGCTGAACGTGAAGGTATCCGAGAAGCGCCTGCACGAGGACCCGCTCGAGCCCATCCGCGTGCGCCGCGTGCTCAAGAAGAG GATGGAGCTGCTGGTGACCCGGAGCATGCTGATCCGCGAGGTGCAGCAGAACCACTCCACCATCGTGATGCTGCAGACGGAGCTCGAGCTGCTGCGCCTCAAGACTTACCCCACGCTCGCCAGCTTCCGCACCATCTCCTAA
- the LOC141426917 gene encoding uncharacterized protein encodes MLVTEMFLQGRVIIIWLSWLIGGICGVVILLIIVCYCRLMPRHQKSFDEQYLKEKATIKDTHAYTSQDGYTRVKNAEVQVQRHARPASYAGDAERRMRARPLPPPPERAARADARDPPPAQQYASSGVLDEVCGDAGLDALKTRSLPAFLRPRPRPLSTEDDLHQLYAKVSLSKKYKNRMRSEHAAIIALSKSRSQLFDADAVIVYDQRTQL; translated from the exons ATGTTAGTAACTGAAATGTTTCTGCAG ggTCGTGTTATAATTATTTGGTTATCTTGGCTTATTGGAGGGATTTGTGGcgttgttattttgttaattatagTTTGTTACTGCCGCCTGATGCCGCGACACCAGAAATCATTCG ATGAGCAGTATCTGAAGGAAAAGGCTACCATCAAAGACACCCACGCTTACACCAGTCAGGATGGCTACACGAGGGTAAAGAATGCTGAG GTGCAAGTGCAGCGTCACGCGCGGCCGGCCAGCTACGCGGGGGACGCGGAGCGGCGCATGCGCGCGCgtccgctgccgccgccgcccgagcgcgccgcgcgcgccgacgCCCGCGacccgccgcccgcgcagcaGTACGCCTCTAGCGGCG TGTTGGACGAGGTGTGCGGCGACGCGGGGCTGGACGCGCTCAAGACGCGCTCGCTGCCGGCCTTCCTGCGGCCAAGACCGCGCCCGCTCTCCACGGAGGACGACCTGCATCAGCTCTACGCCAAG GTGTCTCTGAGCAAGAAATACAAGAACCGCATGCGCAGCGAGCACGCCGCCATCATAGCGCTGAGCAAGTCTCGCAGCCAGCTCTTCGACGCCGACGCAGTCATCGTGTACGATCAACGCACGCAGCTGTAG
- the LOC141426916 gene encoding lysosomal phospholipase A and acyltransferase-like — translation MPSIKISFLFIYCILAQNSLGLSPVILIPGDGGSQLEAKLNKTSVVHYICAKTSTDYFNIWLNLELLVPFVIDCWVDNLKLEYDNVTRTTRDPEGVSVRIPGWGNPEPVEWLDPSHDKTGAYFNSIADALVKIGYVRNVSIKGAPYDFRKAPNENADFFVKLKTLVEETYTTNNKTAVTLLVHSMGGSMALHFLRLQKQPWKDQYIRRLISLSAPWGGAVKALKVFAIGDDLGSLILRESVMRAEQITCPSLAWLLPSPLFWKPAEVLVQTDKFNYTINDLQKLFTDMDLPNAWEMRKDTEQYTRDFSAPGVEVHCVYGYNISTVERLVYKPGTWLDGYPTLSGGDGDGTVNLRSLTACEHWAKRRGRSTLNGGKPVKSLPLANAEHLKILHDQRVIDYITTVMKI, via the exons ATGccaagtataaaaataagttttttatttatttattgcatactCGCTCAGAATTCTCTTGGTTTATCGCCTGTCATCTTGA TTCCTGGCGACGGAGGTAGTCAGTTAGAGGCAAAGTTGAATAAAACTTCAGTGGTGCACTACATTTGTGCTAAGACATCAAcagattattttaacatttggcTGAATCTGGAACTCCTTGTCCCCTTTGTGATTGACTGTTGGGTGGACAACCTGAAGCTGGAGTATGATAATGTCACCAGGACCACCAGAGACCCGGAAGGGGTCAGTGTGAGGATCCCGGGTTGGGGCAACCCGGAACCTGTGGAGTGGCTTGACCCATCTCATGATAAGACTGGAGCATATTTCAACAGCATTGCAGATGCTCTTGTGAAGATTGGGTATGTGAGGAATGTGTCCATCAAAGGAGCACCGTATGACTTTAGGAAAGCTCCTA ATGAAAATGCTGATTTCTTCGTAAAGCTAAAAACCCTGGTGGAAGAGACGTATACCACCAACAACAAGACAGCGGTGACACTACTCGTGCACAGCATGGGAGGCTCCATGGCACTCCACTTCTTGCGGCTACAGAAGCAGCCATGGAAGGACCAGTACATACGGAGACTGATATCACTCTCTGCTCCTTGGGGAGGAGCTGTCAAAGCTTTGAAGGTGTTCGCTATTG GCGACGACCTGGGCTCGCTGATTCTGCGCGAGAGCGTGATGCGCGCGGAGCAGATCACGTGTCCGTCGCTGGCGTGGCTGCTGCCCTCGCCGCTGTTCTGGAAGCCGGCGGAGGTGCTCGTGCAGACCGACAAGTTCAACTATACTATCAACGACCTGCAGAAGCTCTTCAC GGACATGGACCTCCCGAACGCGTGGGAGATGCGCAAAGACACGGAGCAGTACACGCGCGACTTCAGCGCGCCCGGCGTCGAGGTGCACTGCGTCTATGGATACAACATCTCCACTGTGGAAAG GTTGGTGTACAAGCCGGGCACGTGGCTGGACGGGTACCCGACGCTGTCGGGGGGCGACGGCGACGGCACCGTCAACCTACGCTCGCTCACCGCCTGCGAGCACTGGGCCAAGCGCCGCGGCCGCTCCACCCTCAACGGAGGCAAGCCCGTCAAGTCGCTCCCACTCGCCAACGCCGAACACCTCAAGATACTCCACGACCAGAGAGTGATCGACTATATCACGACAGTCATGAAGATATAA